From Coffea arabica cultivar ET-39 chromosome 10e, Coffea Arabica ET-39 HiFi, whole genome shotgun sequence, one genomic window encodes:
- the LOC140015216 gene encoding uncharacterized protein, with the protein MTDQPLRQILTKPEVSGRMTKWAVELAEHDIGYQPRTAIKAQALADFLAEGANFSLTDPSSVPEKARPVGPWVLFVDGASSKEGSGVGLLLISPTGEELTYALRFDFPASNNEAEYEALLTGLRITHQMGITAIRVRSDSQLVVCQVRGEYEAKEDVMKKYLAKVQEAMKLFDVFEIEQVPRSQNKRADALSKLASSSFAHLSKEVLVEVVKHKSINWVLVLATDGSASWMTPIVDFLGSGILP; encoded by the coding sequence ATGACGGATCAGCCCTTACGTCAGATACTCACCAAACCCGAGGTCTCGGGCAGGATGACCAAATGGGCTGTCGAGCTGGCCGAGCACGACATCGGCTACCAACCTCGCACGGCTATTAAAGCCCAGGCCCTGGCAGACTTCCTCGCCGAGGGAGCCAATTTTTCCTTGACCGACCCGAGCTCTGTGCCCGAGAAGGCGCGGCCGGTGGGACCGTGGGTGCTATTTGTAGACGGGGCCTCAAGTAAAGAAGGGAGCGGAGTCGGCCTGCTGCTCATTTCGCCCACCGGGGAGGAGCTGACCTACGCCCTCAGATTCGACTTCCCGGCATCCAACAACGAGGCTGAGTACGAGGCTCTATTGACAGGATTGCGGATAACCCACCAGATGGGTATAACCGCGATCAGGGTCCGGAGTGACTCCCAACTGGTAGTGTGCCAGGTCCGCGGGGAGTACGAGGCTAAGGAGGACGTCATGAAAAAATACTTGGCTAAGGTGCAGGAGGCGATGAAACTGTTCGACGTTTTCGAGATTGAACAGGTGCCGAGATCACAGAACAAGCGCGCGGATGCTCTTTCAAAATTGGCCTCCTCCTCATTTGCCCACCTAAGCAAGGAGGTCCTGGTGGAGGTGGTCAAACACAAAAGTATTAATTGGGTCCTGGTCCTAGCCACAGACGGCTCGGCCTCCTGGATGACTCCCATCGTGGATTTCCTCGGTTCGGGTATCCTTCCCTAG